A segment of the Cenarchaeum symbiosum A genome:
GCTATTTGCAGCCGCTGCAATGCCGCACGACGGGGGCACCGTCAAGTTTGTAGGAGCAGTGGATGAAGAGGGCAACGCGACCGGGATAAAGCATCTCGTAAAGCAGGACTTGGACGTCGATTATGCCGTATTCGGCGAGCCTAGCGGGCTCCGGCAGGTGACCATCGCGTACAAGGGAAGGCTTGCTATAAACCTCAGAATCAGCGCTGAAGACAGCTCACACGCCAGCGCCCCCTGGCTCTCAAAGAATGCTATCGAGGAGGCGATGCTCTTCTGCGGGGCCCTGCGAGAAGAGCTGGGTACAGGCCAGGAGGGCCGATCAAAGGGGATGATGCTCACGTCAGCTCTGACCGAGATTAAAGGCGGGACAAGCCACAATGTGACTCCCAAGGAATGTGAGGCGGTAATGGATATACGCGTGCCCGTCGATGCTACCTGCAAGGGTGTCGAAGAGAGGATATCAAAATCGGTAAAGCGGATCTCTAGAGAGCGCGGCATAGAGGCGTTCTATTCGATACTGGACGAGACCGACCCGTTCGAGGCGCCACATGATTCTCCCCTTGTGCGCTCGTTCAACCTCGGTGTAATGGACGTAGAGAAGTGCCGCCCCACATTAATACGAAAGACCGGCACCGGAGACATGAACGTAGTGGGTAACAGGCTCGGCATACCTGTCGTCACCTACGGGCCCGGCGACCCGCACCAGGCGCATACAATAAACGAGATGGTGTCCATATCGGAATATCTTAGCGGGATAGAAGTGCTCAAGCGCATGCTGCACCACTTAAAAAGACTCCACGAGAGAAAGCGCTGATGCTCTGGTTTGTCGGCATGGGGCTGGCGGGAGCAGGGTCAATTCCGGCCGACGCAAAAAATGTTATAGAACAAGCCGAGATGGTATACCTGGAGGGATTTACCAGCATAGTCACAGAATCCGACGAGCGTGCACTAGAAGAGATGGCCGGCGGCAAAATCATCCCGGCAAGGCGGTGGATGGTAGAAGATGGAAAAGAGATACTGGATAATGCGCGCACAAAAAAAGTGGTGTTGGTATCCTACGGGGATCCGTATACTGCCACCACCCACATCGAGCTTAGGACCCGTGCTGCCGAATTGAATATCCCGACTGGCTCAATACATGCTGCATCGATACTGGCATCTGCAGTTGGCGAGTGCGGTCTCCACCATTACAAAATGGGCAGGACTGCCACTGTAACCCGCGATCCGCGGGCTGCATCCACCCCGTACAGAATAATATACGAGAATCTTGTATCGGGGAGCCACACGGTCCTGCTTCTAGAATATGACCAGGACGGGGGCTTTTTCCTTGACCCGGGGGATGCGCTGGGCCTCCTGATTGAATATGAAAAGGAGCAAAGAAGGGGCGTCATAACAGACGAATTGTTTGCCGTGATAGCCTCTAGAATAGGCATGAAAGGGCAGTCGATAGTGGCGGGCCGCATATCGTCCCTGAAAGGGTATGACTTTGGGGCCCCTCCCCATGCAGTGATAATCCCCGGGGGCCTGCACTTTACAGAATCAGAGGCGCTGTCGGCCTCTGCCAAATGTCTCGATGCCCCGTCGGATAATTCTGAGCGCATGCCAAGCATACCACAGCAGATGGTCAAAAAGTATGTCCCCATGGTAAGAGACGCAATGAAAACAATAGAGGCTCTAGAGGACAACCCTCCAGAGTATGGCCATGTACTGGAGAATGCGGGGCACTATCTCCGGGATGCTGAGGAGTTCATGGGCAAAGGAGAGGGCGAGCTGGCCGTGCTCAGCGTGGGATACGCGGACGGCCTGGTGGACGCGCTAAGAATGGCGCGCGGGATAGACAGGGTGCAATGACTGCCCATACTGCATACACGGAGAATAGTTGGACGCCATAGACAATCTGATACTCTCGTCGATCTACGTGTCGTCACTTGACGGCTCGGAGCCCCTGGCTGCCGCCCGCAAGAGCATGATACCCGAGGATATGCTCCAGGAGAGGATGGCCTCGCTTGCATCCAGGGGGGCGATAGAGAATAACGCGCTTACAGAGCTTGGCAGGTCGTCTCTCCGGGTGGTCTTTGCCGGGGGCGTATTCGATATCATACACCCGGGGCACATACATACCTTGAACGCGGCAAAAAAGCTCGGCGACATACTGGTGGTGACTGTCGCCACCGACAGCACCGTAAAAAAGATGAAAAAGCACGCCCCCCTGCATACACAAGAGCAGAGGAAGGATCTCGTCTCTTCTTTACACATGGTGGACTTGTGCCTGGTAGGGGACGAGCGGGACATGTTTCGGACTGTAGAAAAGGTCCGGCCTGATGTCATAGCTTTAGGCTATGACCAGGTACACCAGGAGAAGTACGTTACAGACGGGTGCTCCAAGCTGGGCCTATCCATTGCTGTAGCCAGGCTGCAGTCGCCAGTGCCGGAGATATCAAGCTCGACGATAGAAAAAGAGTACGGCGAGGCCATACACGACACCTAGTCTTCCTGTTCAAGGGGTATCCTTATGGTGATTTTTCCGCCGTCATCCAGGCCGGTCTCCTTGCGGATATCGAGCTTTGAGATAAGCTCGACGGTAGATGAGCCATGGTGTGTCCTCTCTAATCTTATCAAATGGCACGGTATTGTCCCGTTTAGAGTTCCCGCAAAGCACTTGACCCATCCATAGCTTCTCTTTCCGTCTGTAAACCCGTCGATTATGGTGCCGTTCATGCCGTCGAGCCGGGCGATCTCTGGGCCGTGCTTTCTGTCCGTATCCACGTTTAGGGTGCCGGGAAACGGCACATAGCCCAGGCGCTCTTGGAACTGCCCGGTATACCCTTCTCTAGACATGTAATAGGCCCCTTCGTTCATGCCCGATACGAGCGTCCCCGTGATCTCTACATGGTCCGGCCTCGAGTGGAGGCTGTCGTGGAGTATATTGTATACGCGGAGCAGCTCATGGCGGCCCTTGTCTGTCACCATTACGGATATGCCCTTGCCTTCGGCGTTTCTGGTTATCAGGCCCTCGTCTTCGAGCTCCCGGAGGTGCTGGGATGCTGCCTGCTGGGATATGCCCATGCGCCCGCCGAGGACAGCCGTGGTTATGCCAAAGTACGTGCTGCCAGCTCCCTGGGACAGCAGGTATGCAAGCGTTAAAAGCTGGTGTATCTTGACGGGCAACTCATGAGACGCCAAGCTCGCCAAACGACTTGATAGTCAGCCCGTGCGAGTTTGCAAGCTTGGCGGACCTGTGCCCTATAACGCATTTTACGCCGGCGTTTCTTGCAGCCTCTAGCAATCTCTGGGTGACTATCCCGTCTAATACCAGGTATTTTAGCCCGGACTGTTTTGACAGCTTTGTCACCAGCTCGCTTATCGGCACGCGAAACGCCTCCTTTCTGTCATCGTCAAGAGCCACTGCCTCGAGCGTCTCGTTTAACCCGGGGTATATCGATGATGCGACCTCGGCTATCGGCTTGTCCGCTTCGTCTTTTAGCTTTGCAGGTTCAAGCTCTTCTCTGATCTTTGCCGCTATCGGGTCTAGTATCTCGGCTATCCTCTGTGGGGTGAGCTCTTCTACTTCGGTATCCGGGTCTGCGCGGATGCTCTCATCTACGCTGACTAGCGTCTTGAGCTCCTTTAGGATAAAGCCACCCGACCTGTCTCCATCCATGAATGCCACCACTCTGTCCTTGGAATCGCATATTTCCTTTATCGATTCGTCTATCTTGGCACCCTCTATGGCCAAAGCATTGTCATAGCCTGCGCGAAGTAGGTTTATCACATCCGCCCTGCCCTCTACCAGGATTATCCAGTTGGAGGAGTGTATTCCGGGGCTGCAGGCAAGTTTTGCCGGGCCGAACGACTGGACCTTGCCGTGGCTTGCCCCTTCGTGCACATCCTTGAGCATGGTATCTCCCTCGCTTACCGTCTTTGTGACCCATTTCTGTTTTATCTCCTTTGCGCGCCGGACGATATCGTCCTTTTTTGCCGCCCTTACATCGTCTATCGATTCGAGGCTGAACTTGCAGTCAAATGGCCCCACCTTGTCTATGCTCTCTATCGATGCGGCAATCAGGGCGCATGTATCTATGTCGGTGCTAGTGGGCACAAGGACACTGCCGTGCGTCTTGTTGACGGCCTGGCGCGCGGTGGCATCTATCCTGCCTATTTTGGACAGTCGCTGAAGCTCGTTTAGGTTCATCTCCGGACCAAGCAGACCCTCGGTCTGTCCGTAGATGGCACCCATCACATCTTCGCGTTCGATGAGCCCGTCGACTTCATAGGATAGCTTAACGTGATACTTGACAATCCCCGATTGAGGCAATAGTTTACCCTCCTGATTAACATGGTAGGGGCCCCAACTATTGGATATATGTGCCTATCGCCGGAAATACCGCCTTGGTGCCGGGCCGATCAGGGTCTGGGATGGGCGCCGGGGGTCTGGACGGGGCTGCAAAAGTGCCGTACTGCCGGCCTTGGGGGCCGCGGCTGGTTGGACACGGGGCCCTGCAGATCTGGTACAAGTATCCCGGGGTGGATCTGGAGGCTGGTCTCTGCTTGCTAAATAACGATCCGTATTAGGCAGTCATACCTCACGACAACTTGATCGGCGGAACGGTACACGGGTATCGAAATTGCGGAAGATGGCCGAGCCCTGGGAGAGTGCAGGTTCTGCATGTTGAGCTGGTTCAGAGTATCACCGGGCGGATGGACAGAGTTGAATGTACGATCAAGTGAGGCAAGAGCTGGCTAACGATGCCGTTTCATAACTCGTAATGCCTCTGGGAAGGCGACCTCCAAGAAAGATGAAGTGTGATTCCAGGCCATCCGTAATACATCTGAATGGCCCCTGACGGCCTCATCTAATGGAATTATGAGGGTGGATTGTTCATGGTTTTTGCCTGCACGGCTAGAACGGGTTTGAACCTAATGCGGGGCAGCCGTGCCGTCACCCTGGCCGTATTTCTTACCCTGAGCTGCATGGAACAGCTATATCTCGGCCAATAAATAGAAAAACAAAGAGATGCGGACTTATTCAGTGCTGAATGAGTGACCGCAGGAGCATGACTTGGTAACGTTGGGGTTGTTGATCTTGAACCCAGAGCCCATCAGGCTCTCGATATAGTCAACGCTGGCCCCGTTCAGGTGGTCCTGACTGTAGCTGTCAACGAGGAGTTTTACACCGGATTCCTCTATGACGGTGTCGTCCTCCTCGGCAGTCTTTTCAAAGCCCATGCCATAGGATAGGCCGGAACAGCCTCCCCCCTGGACGTAAACCCGGAGGTACTGGGACTGTTCGCCTTCTTCTGACATGAATTCCTTGATCTTGGCTGCGGCCTTTTCTGTGACCGTTACCATTTTGGTGGTCTGTTCTGTTGCCATTGTGCTCTTAGCATCGCACCTGAATCGTAATAAACCTTACTTGATCGGCCGCGTGAGAGTTTAAGTTAGGCACGGAATCCGGTCCCCATACCGAAAGATCCACTGATTATGAGATCGCATTATCCATGTGGGCCCCGATGTCATGCTGCTGCGCATGGAGCTTGCCCGTGCGGTAGAGCTGGAGAAGGGATACGAGGCCACGATGCAGGAGAATGACAAGCGTACCGCCGAGCTCGAGGCGGCCGTGGCTGGATTGACGGCGGATCTGGCAGCCTACCAGAAGAGCGCCCGAGGGACTGATGACAGGCTCTAGGAGGCTGCTGAAAAGTTGCAGGAAGCCGGCAAAAGGATCCGGGAGCTCAAGTAGGAGAACCGCAGCTGCGGGGCGGCGGGCGCGCCGCAGAAAAGCCCAGCTACCAGCCGGGGGACCCTGCGGGGACGAGGGCCGCGAGCTGCTCCGGCGGCTCGAGCAGGGAGGGTACGGGGATGGGTGTAAGGCGGCAGGACTGGGCAGGGACTGAGGGGCAGCATCGCCGCCCTCATGTCTGTTCTGCAATAAACTGTACACGGTGGTGCTCATGGATGGGAGCCGGTCGATGCAGGTCCCCGTGCTTCTCTTCCCGCAGGGCATGAAGATCGTCTGCAGCGGGCCTGGATCGTACAAGATATTCCCCGTCATGCAGAGCTGCTGGGCGCACATACTCCGGGATGCCAAGGGTACGGCACAAGATGTTACCTCACAGGAGCTGTGCGGCAGGCTGTGCATGGTATACTAGGATGCCAAGGCGGCAAGGTAGGCCGAAGTATGCGGCATAGGGGCCGAGTTCGTCGTACAGGGGCTGGATGCCCGGACGCGCGGGCTGGCAAAGGTCTACACGGAGGCGTGCCATACGCCTTGGCAAGAAGCTGGCGAATGCCGAGCCGAACCTGTTTACCTTCCTGTTCTACCACGACATTCAGCCGGCCAACAACGCCGCCAAGCGGGCCATCAAGGCAATCATAAGGCAGGGGAGGTGCAGGGAGCAGCTCAAGACGGCTGGGGGCATGATGACGTTCAGCGTGCTTATGGCGTACCTGCTCACGTGGAAGCAGCAGGACACATCGATCCGGGTGGGTATATTAGCACAGATCCGAACCTAAACTCTCACACAACATTGTGAGTGTTTACCCTATGATCACTGACGCGATGCCCTCCTCGATCGACGTCTTCTGCCTCTTCCACGTCTCCAGGCAGGACAGGAGTACGCTGAACAGCTTCATGCCTCCGACTGATTTGAGCTGCTCCCTGCACCTCCCTGCCGTACGGCCGCCTTGAGGGCCGTCCCGGCCGCGTTGTTGGTCGGCTCGACGTCCTCGTACCTGAGGAACGTGAACAGGTGCAGCTGTGCGTTCTTCAGCTTGGTGGCAAACCTGACTCCAAGCCGTTGTCGGAGCCCATGGGGGTGATGCGCGATCATATTGTATGGATCTTTAGGTCAGGTGCCGTCAAATCCATGCGTGGGGTAAACACTCACACAACATTACACCCAAGATTTAATAACATGCTTCCCTGTTCTTGGGCAGATGTCTAAGCAAGCAAACATACAGACAACTTTGTCAAGTATCACGGTACTCTCTACGGGCAAGGGTGTGCAGGTAGATGGGTCATAACGGTCTGGGACAGTATTACAAGGCGTCTTCAGACGGACTGACCCTACGCGTATCATCTGTAAAGTCTAACTTGAAAGTCAAAAGTTTCTATTCCGCCTTAAACGGAGCCGCCATGGAGGAAATCTCAATATTCTACAAAAAATCACAGGTGCACATACTTCCACTGGCAATGGCCGCAGGCAAAGAAGTCGGCATCAGGTTATCGTTGGAAAAAGCATCGAAATCAGCATCTAAGGATGTACTTGCAGAAGAGCGGATGTGGATGGTGTGCTGTATTGCACTGTTGAAAAACGGGGCCTTGGGCTTGTTTGCCGCTACGAAAACCCCCCCGGGCATATACGGGGGACGTGCCAATGGCGGCATAGGATTCCTAATACAGTTGAACAGGGGCATGACCACCAATAGCAAGCCGTACAAGGGTTTCCAATGAAATACTATCCAAATAATTCCTGGTATACTAGAAAATCTTGGGTTGAGTGGAAATGACTAGGTTAACAAAGTTTAGAGCGGGCTGCAATGTAATGGGGAAAGGGATTTGGAATAGGGATCGTAAGAAGGTTGTCAACCTCGTAATCGAAGTCAATAAAAAATGTCCTCATGTACTCCTGCCCGAATTCGTTGAAGATTACAATGCTGAAATCGGCGTCACCGAGATGATGAAAAAATACAACATACATGATTCCATTCATTTTGATTATCTCGTTAAGAAAGTGTTTAAACAGGATAACCATAGCATAGACCGGCGCGGCTCCAAATACTCTAATAGATATGAAGTTATAACGAAAGAGTGTAGTAGTATACGTACTCCGATATGCGGGCTTCTACATGATAGTATACGAGAAACAGTGTTTATCCATGCGGCCCTAGAGGAACAACACGCGCAACGTGGTAATATCGCCTATGTAGTGTCTGACGTCTATCCAAAAATTAGTCCTCTGTTGCCTTTACTGAAGATCAAGTCCATAAAGTCCTCTTTTGATCATTACATGGGGGGGAACTTAGCC
Coding sequences within it:
- a CDS encoding bacterial-type DNA primase (COG0358) is translated as MGAIYGQTEGLLGPEMNLNELQRLSKIGRIDATARQAVNKTHGSVLVPTSTDIDTCALIAASIESIDKVGPFDCKFSLESIDDVRAAKKDDIVRRAKEIKQKWVTKTVSEGDTMLKDVHEGASHGKVQSFGPAKLACSPGIHSSNWIILVEGRADVINLLRAGYDNALAIEGAKIDESIKEICDSKDRVVAFMDGDRSGGFILKELKTLVSVDESIRADPDTEVEELTPQRIAEILDPIAAKIREELEPAKLKDEADKPIAEVASSIYPGLNETLEAVALDDDRKEAFRVPISELVTKLSKQSGLKYLVLDGIVTQRLLEAARNAGVKCVIGHRSAKLANSHGLTIKSFGELGVS
- a CDS encoding diphthamide biosynthesis methyltransferase (COG1798), coding for MLWFVGMGLAGAGSIPADAKNVIEQAEMVYLEGFTSIVTESDERALEEMAGGKIIPARRWMVEDGKEILDNARTKKVVLVSYGDPYTATTHIELRTRAAELNIPTGSIHAASILASAVGECGLHHYKMGRTATVTRDPRAASTPYRIIYENLVSGSHTVLLLEYDQDGGFFLDPGDALGLLIEYEKEQRRGVITDELFAVIASRIGMKGQSIVAGRISSLKGYDFGAPPHAVIIPGGLHFTESEALSASAKCLDAPSDNSERMPSIPQQMVKKYVPMVRDAMKTIEALEDNPPEYGHVLENAGHYLRDAEEFMGKGEGELAVLSVGYADGLVDALRMARGIDRVQ
- a CDS encoding transcriptional regulator of a riboflavin/FAD biosynthetic operon (COG1339), whose translation is MGISQQAASQHLRELEDEGLITRNAEGKGISVMVTDKGRHELLRVYNILHDSLHSRPDHVEITGTLVSGMNEGAYYMSREGYTGQFQERLGYVPFPGTLNVDTDRKHGPEIARLDGMNGTIIDGFTDGKRSYGWVKCFAGTLNGTIPCHLIRLERTHHGSSTVELISKLDIRKETGLDDGGKITIRIPLEQED
- a CDS encoding conserved hypothetical protein (COG0316), with amino-acid sequence MATEQTTKMVTVTEKAAAKIKEFMSEEGEQSQYLRVYVQGGGCSGLSYGMGFEKTAEEDDTVIEESGVKLLVDSYSQDHLNGASVDYIESLMGSGFKINNPNVTKSCSCGHSFSTE
- a CDS encoding cytidylyltransferase (COG0615) — protein: MDAIDNLILSSIYVSSLDGSEPLAAARKSMIPEDMLQERMASLASRGAIENNALTELGRSSLRVVFAGGVFDIIHPGHIHTLNAAKKLGDILVVTVATDSTVKKMKKHAPLHTQEQRKDLVSSLHMVDLCLVGDERDMFRTVEKVRPDVIALGYDQVHQEKYVTDGCSKLGLSIAVARLQSPVPEISSSTIEKEYGEAIHDT
- a CDS encoding acetylornithine deacetylase/succinyl-diaminopimelate desuccinylase (COG0624), which translates into the protein MLEKALRLYTPSMAEKPMAEFLADKCDDLGFEDITIDDVGNIIATRGSGPPHVMLCGHMDVVPGKVRVRRDGDRLYGRGASDAKAPLMAMLFAAAAMPHDGGTVKFVGAVDEEGNATGIKHLVKQDLDVDYAVFGEPSGLRQVTIAYKGRLAINLRISAEDSSHASAPWLSKNAIEEAMLFCGALREELGTGQEGRSKGMMLTSALTEIKGGTSHNVTPKECEAVMDIRVPVDATCKGVEERISKSVKRISRERGIEAFYSILDETDPFEAPHDSPLVRSFNLGVMDVEKCRPTLIRKTGTGDMNVVGNRLGIPVVTYGPGDPHQAHTINEMVSISEYLSGIEVLKRMLHHLKRLHERKR